The proteins below come from a single Aegilops tauschii subsp. strangulata cultivar AL8/78 chromosome 6, Aet v6.0, whole genome shotgun sequence genomic window:
- the LOC109766097 gene encoding protein CURVATURE THYLAKOID 1A, chloroplastic isoform X1 has translation MAATACSTALLGGAGARLPVRAAAAPRSVLLPRRNFSPLGLQGAHDTPRLSLLRAKASSDDTSAASGDELVDDLKAKWDAVENKSTVLTYAGGAIVAVWFSSVIVGAINSLPLLPKIMELVGLGYSGWFVYRYLLFKERRKELADDVESLKKSIAGTEAE, from the exons ATGGCCGCAACGGCGTGCTCTACGGCGCTTCTGGGTGGAGCAGGAGCGCGCCTCCccgtccgcgccgccgccgcgccgcggtCCGTTCTCCTCCCACGGCGTAACTTCTCCCCTCTTGGCCTCCAAGGTGCGCACG ATACACCGCGGCTCTCTCTGCTCCGGGCGAAGGCCTCCTCCGATGACACCTCTGCCGCGAGCGGCGACGAGCTCGTCGACGACCTGAAAGCCAAG TGGGACGCCGTCGAGAACAAGTCCACCGTGCTGACGTACGCCGGCGGCGCCATCGTCGCCGTATGGTTCTCCTCCGTCATCGTCGGCGCCATCAACTCCCTGCCTCTG CTTCCCAAGATCATGGAGCTTGTTGGGCTCGGCTACAGCGGATGGTTCGTGTACCGCTACCTCCTCTTCAAG GAACGCAGGAAAGAGCTGGCCGACGACGTGGAGTCCTTGAAGAAGAGCATTGCTGGTACAGAGGCAGAGTAA
- the LOC109766096 gene encoding uncharacterized protein, with protein MGLFGGSFKFLVGVGCGVYVAQNYNVPNVKKLFNTYVFLAKHIEETYRKPKKDDKDE; from the coding sequence ATGGGGCTTTTCGGTGGTAGCTTCAAGTTTTTGGTGGGAGTGGGATGTGGTGTCTATGTAGCTCAGAACTACAACGTTCCAAATGTCAAGAAGCTGTTCAACACGTATGTTTTCCTGGCAAAGCACATTGAGGAAACATACCGTAAGCCGAAGAAAGACGACAAAGACGAGTGA
- the LOC109766100 gene encoding membrane protein PM19L yields the protein MAVGAASRRYIGPLLCINLVMHAAVLGIAGWSLNKFIDRETHRHLGGNTATGYLLVFSLMAGVVGACSVLPALLHVRAPWHSESLAAAASTGLVSWALTALAFGLACKHITLGNRGRRLRTLEAFITISTLTQLFYLLLLHAGALSSVHGVGQACGNHGEACCREIPRGELAADHKTAGGVPSPDA from the exons ATGGCCGTGGGCGCGGCGAGCAGGCGGTACATCGGGCCCCTGCTGTGCATCAACCTCGTCATGCACGCGGCCGTCCTCGGCATCGCCGGCTGGTCGCTCAACAAGTTCATCGACCGCGAGACGCACCGCC ATCTAGGAGGCAACACGGCGACGGGGTACCTGCTCGTCTTCTCGCTCATGGCCGGGGTGGTCGGCGCCTGCTCGGTGCTTCCCGCCCTACTCCACGTCAGGGCGCCCTGGCACAGCGagagcctcgccgccgccgcctccaccggGCTCGTCTCCTGGGCGCTCACCGCCCTCGCCTTCGG CCTCGCGTGCAAGCACATCACTCTAGGCAACCGAGGAAGGCGCCTG AGGACGTTGGAGGCGTTCATCACGATCTCGACGCTGACGCAGCTCTTCTACCTGCTTCTGCTCCACGCCGGCGCCTTGAGCAGCGTGCATGGAGTTGGACAGGCCTGCGGGAACCACGGCGAAGCCTGCTGCCGCGAGATCCCTCGGGGAGAGCTCGCCGCGGACCATAAGACGGCGGGAGGGGTTCCGTCCCCGGATGCATGA
- the LOC109766097 gene encoding protein CURVATURE THYLAKOID 1A, chloroplastic isoform X2: MAATACSTALLGGAGARLPVRAAAAPRSVLLPRRNFSPLGLQDTPRLSLLRAKASSDDTSAASGDELVDDLKAKWDAVENKSTVLTYAGGAIVAVWFSSVIVGAINSLPLLPKIMELVGLGYSGWFVYRYLLFKERRKELADDVESLKKSIAGTEAE, encoded by the exons ATGGCCGCAACGGCGTGCTCTACGGCGCTTCTGGGTGGAGCAGGAGCGCGCCTCCccgtccgcgccgccgccgcgccgcggtCCGTTCTCCTCCCACGGCGTAACTTCTCCCCTCTTGGCCTCCAAG ATACACCGCGGCTCTCTCTGCTCCGGGCGAAGGCCTCCTCCGATGACACCTCTGCCGCGAGCGGCGACGAGCTCGTCGACGACCTGAAAGCCAAG TGGGACGCCGTCGAGAACAAGTCCACCGTGCTGACGTACGCCGGCGGCGCCATCGTCGCCGTATGGTTCTCCTCCGTCATCGTCGGCGCCATCAACTCCCTGCCTCTG CTTCCCAAGATCATGGAGCTTGTTGGGCTCGGCTACAGCGGATGGTTCGTGTACCGCTACCTCCTCTTCAAG GAACGCAGGAAAGAGCTGGCCGACGACGTGGAGTCCTTGAAGAAGAGCATTGCTGGTACAGAGGCAGAGTAA
- the LOC109766101 gene encoding uncharacterized protein, translating to MATSQSTAPSFFNFLKEGVLLPTRNRRLFIAVGAIIIASTALLLLGSDLALQPLADEIQLDVKALNGTDPGSLEYAKLVQEIQNDTKELLLVGAVYLLFAIVVSSAVRIILLFATVLTYSGEQRATFSELLGKAKAQLKGPLLTLAFVYVLEIVYIVFLALMGALLVVLMAKQYFVLLILASLLVLSAAISLVYFSFVCSFSVVVAVAEPGCQGAAALCRACRLAKGKKWQVVLYVAVTCALASVLSPVHTLATTCAGNSVALGLLLGFVYAVLMALVQLFAVCAMTAFYYERRENIDSQLGDTAYAKLSTEEANA from the coding sequence ATGGCAACCAGTCAAAGCACGGCACCTTCGTTCTTCAACTTCCTAAAGGAAGGCGTCCTCCTCCCGACCCGCAACCGGAGGCTCTTCATAGCGGTCGGCGCCATCATCATCGCCTCCACCGCGCTGCTCCTCCTCGGCAGCGACCTCGCCCTCCAGCCCCTCGCCGACGAGATCCAGCTCGACGTCAAGGCGCTAAACGGCACCGACCCCGGCAGCCTGGAGTACGCCAAGCTCGTACAGGAGATCCAGAATGACACCAAGGAGCTCCTGCTCGTAGGCGCGGTGTACCTCCTCTTCGCGATCGTCGTCAGCTCCGCCGTCCGGATCATCCTCCTCTTCGCCACCGTCTTGACGTACTCCGGCGAGCAGCGTGCTACCTTCAGCGAGCTCCTAGGAAAAGCTAAGGCGCAGCTGAAGGGCCCCCTGCTCACGCTCGCCTTCGTCTACGTCCTGGAGATCGTCTACATCGTGTTTCTGGCGTTGATGGGGGCACTTCTCGTTGTTCTCATGGCGAAGCAGTACTTCGTGTTGCTCATCCTGGCGTCGCTGCTAGTCCTCTCCGCGGCCATCTCCCTCGTCTACTTCTCCTTCGTCTGCTCTTTCAGCGTCGTCGTGGCGGTGGCCGAGCCCGGctgccaaggggcagccgcgttATGCAGGGCGTGTAGGCTGGCGAAGGGGAAGAAGTGGCAGGTCGTGCTGTACGTCGCCGTTACCTGTGCCCTGGCCAGCGTCCTTTCGCCGGTGCACACGCTCGCGACGACTTGCGCGGGTAATAGCGTGGCTCTTGGGTTGCTCCTAGGTTTTGTGTACGCCGTTCTGATGGCACTCGTGCAGTTGTTCGCCGTCTGCGCCATGACCGCGTTCTACTACGAGCGCAGGGAGAACATCGACAGCCAGCTGGGGGATACTGCATACGCCAAGTTATCAACGGAAGAAGCAAACGCTTGA